The nucleotide window AGATTCTATagttttggtatttattttgattttttgccTATGGTTGTGTGTTTCTAGATACAAGGCAGTTGTGAAGCCACTGGAGCGGCAGCCCTCCAATGCCATCCTGAAGACCTGTGCCAAAGCTGGCTGCGTCTGGATCGTGTCTATGCTAATTGCTCTACCTGAGgctatattttcaaatgtgtatACTTTACAAGATCCCGACAAAAATATGACACTTGAAGCGTGTACCTCTTATCCTGTTTCTGAGAAGCTCATGCAAGAGATACATTCTCTGCTGTGTTTCTTAGTGTTCTATATTATTCCACTCTCGATTATCTCTGTCTATTATTCTCTAATTGCCAGGACTCTTTACAAAAGCACCCTGAACATACCTACTGAGGAACAGAGCCATGCTCGCAAGCAGGTATGTATTAATCAGGACTCAtacatgaattaattaatttatttattttaaagacttgatttattcatttgagacagagggatacagagagagagagagagagagagagaatgagcagggggaaaggaagaaggaggagaagcagattccccactgagctgggaactccaatgtggggctcgattccaggaccctgagatcatgacccgagatgaaggcagatgcttaaccatctgagccatcctgGCGCCCCTCATGCAtcaatttagaaatgaaatttctgcTTCACCTGTGAGCAATAAGTGCAATAGCAGTGCAGTATTTTTGTTAGGGTCACGGGCTCTGGAGTCTGTCAGCCCCAGGATTTCATTCTGGCTGTACCACATACTAACTGagcaatcttgggcaagttacttaacctctctgagcctatttccttatctgtaaaatgaagatggagactgggtgatatatatataaagtgctcaACCTAGTTCCTGGAGCACAGTGAGCATTCAATACATGGTAGGACTGCTTTTGGTAGAAAAGGGACAGCTGAAGTTTGGGAGAAGTCAAAATTATTCATCCTGTGGAAGACTGAGGAACAGCACCCAAGGTGAGACTACGAAGGGAAGCatcttttgttttagaaagtgTAACAGAATGATAGAAAGACACGGGATGATAGAACTGGCAAGACGCCCTAACATTATTCAATGCAAACCACTTACACACAGAGGAGCAAACTGAGGGCTCAAGGGATAAAGTAAGTGCTGGTGGCAGAGAACACAGAGACTCACAGAAGCTTAAGACCAttgcaagagggatccctgggtggcgcagaggtttggcgcctgcctttggcccagggcgtgatcctggagacccgggatcgaatcccacatcgggctcccggtgcatggagcctgcttctccctctgcctgtgtctctgcgcctctctctctgtgactatcataaataaataaaaatttaaaaaaaaaaagaccattgcAAGAGCCAGGTGTGCCCTCCTTCCAGAAATATGAACAGGATAAAAAGAATGTTGCCAAAATGTTCCATttgattaaacacacacacacacacacacacacacacaagagggTTTCTATCTTtctggggtgaggagggagatGGTTGCATTGGCCTCTTGACACACTGGTTTTTATTCCTTCACTATATGGTCAGAATTCCTATAGATCATAAACCATTTTTGGTACCGACTTGGCCACTTCCATGAACCCCGTAAGAACATTCTAACCTAGTCAGCCTCTGCTGGTGGAGAAAGCAGTTTTGTGTAGCCTCTATTtctaatcaaattaaaatttcaagaattCCACAACACCGTTGAGGTAATTGGACACATCCTAGAGTCTCTCAAAACCAGGGCTGGGAGTCTCTGTATTAGAACTAATGAGACCAAGATCATGGTTTACCATGCCAATTAACTGGCTGTATTCTATAGGCACAGGCTGCCTTCCCACACCTTCCAAGCAAGCAGTTCTTTCACAAACGCATGCTCAAAGGGACTGCAGCCTGTTAACCGTAAATTTCTATGTAATCTAGAGAATGGCTCTTTAAAATCTCTGCCAGCTAAATGATTGTTTCTGTGgtcatttttctcctcctccccacttctaGATTGAATCCCGGAAGAGAATTGCCAAAACCGTCCTGGTGCTGGTGGCTCTGTTTGCTCTCTGCTGGTTGCCGAATCACCTCTTGTATCTCTACCACTCATTCTCTTATCAAACCTACGTGGACCCCTCTGCCATTCATTTTATTGTCACCATTTTCTCTCGGGTTCTGGCTTTCAGCAATTCTTGCGTAAACCCCTTTGCTCTTTACTGGCTGAGCAAAACCTTCCAGCAGCATTTTAAAGCTCAGTTATTCTGTTGCAAGACAGAGCTGCCGGACCCTCCTCCCACCGATACCCCTCTTAACAACCTGGCTGTGATGGGAAGGGTCCCAGGCCCTGGAAGCTCACAGGTGTCTGAAATCAGTGTGACCTTGTTCACTGGGTGTAGTGTAAAGAAGGAAGATGACAGAGTCTagcttttcaattaaaaatggtatttttcctCCCAGCATGTGTATCCGACTCTGAGCTATGCGTAGGTGTATGgtgtcaggatttttttttgtttgtgaattGTGCTGAAATCTTAGGAGTGAAAGATTCTTATAAAGTAAAAGACACACCATGATTCTTTGTCAACATACATTGTCATTGGgctttctaaataaaatgaagccCCACTAAGTGTAGAAAGACACGTTTGTATGTCAGTGAATCCTATGGGAGGTTGAATAGGAGAGAGAGTGAAATAAACAAGATGACACTGAAAAATCTTATTTGTTCGCATCACATCCATGTTTCTAATTTCTCCTATACTCCTGTGATTTTCGTAAAACTGTGTTTGCGTTTATTATGTGGTGTAAATCTAGAGATTATGCTTTGCATATGAAAAGGGGATCAAAAAGAGATAAAACTTCTCTTCTGcagttttcttaagaaattaagCCCTAAAAAATAAACCTTCGCAGGGTTTTTTGACTGCTCTTTTCCATTAATCTCTATTCCATTATAAGAAAGCTCTGCAATTACAATGGAAATGTTTGGGGGTCAGCGAGTATAAAGTTCTGAGTAAGGATCTGAGGCAGGGTGTTTGGCTTACTGGGTCAACACTGACTTAATATAGTTCTACTCACGACTACTACTGATTGATAACTGAGCAAAGCTATCTTTAATAAATACTGTGACGAACTCGCCTTATTCATAGACAAAGTAGTCATATTTATTGTCATTTGAAGGCCCCAGAGAAGGACCTCCATTGAAAAAATCTGTGAAACTGCCAGTGTCTGAAATTCTTCCTTTAAGGAATTCATTTCTTTCTGGTAAGCAGTGCCCTCTTTCTAAAAAGTGGTGAAGTACCACATGAAATCCCTAACATCTGGGTGTGCAATTATTGCCAGGTCATCCTCCTGCTTGACTTCTTTAAACCTGATGGGTGCCTAAGTTCTGTGAGAGTGTGACCTAATTACTCTGCCCTTGGAAATCAGATGGAAGGTTATGATTTTCTATCCTCTGCTCCTACTTGCTAACTCTATAAGCTTAATAATTGTTATTTCAGACAAACTTTTGTCAATTGATGTGTCAAATATAGGTTTGTGgtcttagaaaatgttttcttgggGCAAATTAAAGTTTGGTACTATAGttatatttgtatttccaaaaACTCGATTTTGGAGTATGCTTTGGCAATTTTGAGCTTTCCTTAAATGGCTTGTGTAGTTGTGAATTTTCGCTAATGATGTGGCTCAAAAAGGGGATATATATTAACACTGAACTTTACATTTCTGTAAAATTGTTTTACTGAAAGTGGGGGTGCCAATACTGTATTAGTATTAGGTTGGACATTGTAATAAGTGGTGGGaaacaaacatgaaataaaactttaaatgacTTTGTGTAACTTTATATTCTAGAAACAATAGTTATAACAGAATATAACTGAGAAcccattttaataacatttaagtccttttaaaaaaaaaacccaagatttatttatttgagaaagagagagggagagagcacgcacacacatgctagcgggtggggggtgggtagggagggccagagggagagagaatgtcaagcagatgGCCCACTGAacttggagcctgatgcagggctccattccaggatccagtgatcatgacttgagccaaactcaagagccagccacctaggcgcccctaagTTATTTTCAAGTCATAAATCTCCCGGATATTTTACTGTTTCCTCACTCTAAGTAAAAACTACATCTTTACTTTCCTAAACATAGCATTTTAGAAATAGATAAAAGTACCAGATAACAAAAGCCAAGAAAGCTGTTTAGCAGTTGATAAAACTAGAACTCAAagaactttcattttcttccctcttagcAATCTGTAGGCGACTTGGGGTTCTGATATAAAATAATTCCCTAAATGGTTTTATAGGGCATCAGCCCCCCCATCCAGAGTTGGGGAATTGGGATTAAAATCtatggctttgtttttattttgtttttagagggggtggtctctttttttttttttttaacaaatggtccTAACCTACCTAAGTAGACCCCAATGTCCACAATTGCTTTCACACTGCCTACTGTGGTGCCAGAAATGTTATTATgctagattttgtttctttgcagagGGTCCTAAATGGGCAAAAGGTTGGTACATGGAAAACAAATTCTGTATATGTCCCAATTTTGCTCAGGGTCTGCCCCAACCCATCTTAGGATACGGGACCATAATACTATgtaacaaaacaggaaaacaaagtcACAAACTCAGGTATTCCCAAAATGTGCAATGGGTGAGTCTTTGTCATTGAAGCTGAAAGTGCTGGCAAACATTTAACACTGGCATATCCACTGAAAGTAGCAAGTTTGAGGTTAAAGACTTTCTGTAGTTTCAAACCTCTGAGGTCAGGGATCCATCACTCTTTTGTAACTTTGTAAAAGGAGTTACTTTTGTTTCCACTAAACCTTGAGATTACAGGAAGTGGCAACAGAATGAACTTGAATAGGccctttaaaaaatctagttGGTATAGTTCAGTAATTCTCCAGTGTTCCTAACCCAGGCAGGAGACTTCTTTGGCCAAGGAGTCTCTGCTTTTACaagtgaatgtattttttttatccacCAAGAAGGCCATGGCCTATTAGGGCCATAACACAGTGCCCTAACACAggtcaaagagagaaagatgaagatATTCAGAGAAGCTGGCTTTCCAGGTCCTGAGAACTGGTTTGGCTTCCTGGGTCCAGTAGCCCCTCATGAGACCCATCTACATTTCAATCCTGGAATTTCAGGTGCTATCTTCATCATTGTAAGAAATAtataggttgttttgttttgttttgcttgttacCTTGAGTGTTTCTGTAACTtgcaaaaaatcttgaa belongs to Canis lupus familiaris isolate Mischka breed German Shepherd chromosome X, alternate assembly UU_Cfam_GSD_1.0, whole genome shotgun sequence and includes:
- the BRS3 gene encoding bombesin receptor subtype-3 gives rise to the protein MSQRQPQSPNETLIPITNDTESSSSLVPNDTTNKGRTGDNSPGIEALCAIYITYAVIISVGILGNAILIKVFFKTKSMQTVPNIFITSLAFGDLLLLLTCVPVDATHYLAEGWLFGRIGCKVLSFIRLTSVGVSVFTLTILSADRYKAVVKPLERQPSNAILKTCAKAGCVWIVSMLIALPEAIFSNVYTLQDPDKNMTLEACTSYPVSEKLMQEIHSLLCFLVFYIIPLSIISVYYSLIARTLYKSTLNIPTEEQSHARKQIESRKRIAKTVLVLVALFALCWLPNHLLYLYHSFSYQTYVDPSAIHFIVTIFSRVLAFSNSCVNPFALYWLSKTFQQHFKAQLFCCKTELPDPPPTDTPLNNLAVMGRVPGPGSSQVSEISVTLFTGCSVKKEDDRV